The proteins below come from a single Archangium lipolyticum genomic window:
- a CDS encoding SDR family NAD(P)-dependent oxidoreductase codes for MSIQGGRLLEGRLALVTGGSRGLGRAICLSLAREGASVAFNYVRADAEAEKTLAELRELGARAWAFKVSVLDRPGLWEMVRTLEKEAGVVDVLVNNAGIGQVVPLALMEEEDWDRMMDVSVKGAFLTSQAVMRGMVRERRGRILNISSLAGVKMMQAPVHYCAAKAAMKGFTEGLAKELGRYGITVNCLAPGVLNEGVSHNLPDNRLQEFLRHCALGRVGTVQECAEVVTFLVSDRNSYMTGSTIVLDGGV; via the coding sequence ATGAGCATCCAGGGCGGCCGGTTGCTGGAAGGGCGGCTCGCGCTGGTGACGGGCGGCTCCCGAGGATTGGGCCGGGCCATCTGCCTGTCCCTGGCCCGAGAGGGAGCCTCCGTCGCCTTCAACTACGTGCGCGCGGACGCCGAGGCGGAGAAGACGCTCGCGGAGCTCCGGGAGCTGGGCGCGCGGGCGTGGGCATTCAAGGTGTCGGTGCTGGATCGCCCTGGGCTGTGGGAGATGGTTCGCACGCTGGAGAAGGAAGCCGGGGTGGTGGACGTGCTCGTGAACAACGCGGGCATCGGCCAGGTGGTCCCCCTGGCGCTGATGGAGGAGGAGGACTGGGACCGGATGATGGACGTCAGCGTGAAGGGGGCGTTCCTGACCTCGCAGGCGGTGATGCGGGGGATGGTGCGCGAGCGGCGGGGACGTATCCTCAACATCAGCTCGCTGGCCGGCGTGAAGATGATGCAGGCGCCGGTGCACTACTGCGCGGCGAAGGCGGCGATGAAGGGCTTCACCGAGGGGCTCGCGAAGGAGCTGGGGCGCTACGGCATCACCGTGAACTGCCTGGCGCCCGGCGTGCTGAACGAGGGTGTGAGCCACAACCTGCCCGACAACCGGCTGCAGGAGTTCCTCCGGCACTGCGCGCTCGGGCGGGTGGGCACGGTGCAGGAGTGCGCCGAGGTGGTGACCTTCCTCGTCTCGGATCGCAACAGCTACATGACCGGCAGCACCATCGTGCTGGACGGAGGCGTGTGA
- a CDS encoding VOC family protein, producing the protein MSRTSKGIPGARSVHHVAYTVPNLSQAVDFFVNVLGAELLYQIGPVEDQTGDWMTRQLNVHPRASTHIAMLRFGPVTNLELFEYTAPEQRRELPRNSDWGGHHLAIHVEDVDAAVDYLRSVPGVKVLGEPQTITEGPIAGDRWVYFVTPWGMQMEVLHMPRGMPYENDTDARLFAASAPWDSREE; encoded by the coding sequence ATGAGCCGAACCAGCAAGGGCATTCCCGGCGCGCGCAGCGTCCACCACGTCGCCTATACCGTTCCCAATCTCTCTCAAGCGGTCGACTTCTTCGTCAACGTCCTGGGCGCCGAGCTGCTGTACCAGATCGGTCCGGTGGAGGATCAGACGGGAGACTGGATGACCCGCCAGCTCAACGTGCATCCGCGGGCCTCGACGCACATCGCCATGCTCCGCTTCGGCCCGGTCACCAACCTGGAGCTGTTCGAGTACACGGCCCCCGAGCAGCGGCGGGAGCTGCCGCGCAACAGCGACTGGGGCGGCCATCACCTGGCGATCCACGTCGAGGACGTGGATGCCGCGGTCGACTACCTCCGGTCGGTGCCCGGCGTGAAGGTGCTCGGCGAGCCGCAGACCATCACCGAGGGTCCGATCGCCGGTGACCGGTGGGTCTACTTCGTGACCCCATGGGGCATGCAGATGGAGGTCCTCCACATGCCCAGGGGGATGCCGTACGAGAACGACACCGATGCCCGCTTGTTCGCCGCATCGGCTCCCTGGGACAGCCGGGAGGAGTGA
- a CDS encoding SDR family oxidoreductase, which translates to MSKRFAIVTGASSGIGKATAIALAEKGFDVGLGYNSNGEGARQAAAEVESRGGRALPFRMDLNDPVAAAEAVERAIRELGGVDVFVNNAGVNRRASFLEETLEDWQRILTLNTTGPFLCAQVAARHMVKQGRGGRIVNVTSVHELVPILGGSSYCASKGGLGLLTKVMALELARYGITVNAVSPGETATPMNGVPEGRDAAELSRPAIPLGRPGRPREVAALIAHLSGPDAAYITGVTLTVDGGLLLMSAIPNQEYAP; encoded by the coding sequence ATGAGCAAGCGATTCGCCATTGTGACCGGTGCCAGTTCCGGCATCGGCAAGGCCACCGCCATCGCCCTGGCCGAAAAGGGCTTCGATGTCGGGCTCGGTTACAACTCGAACGGGGAGGGGGCGCGGCAGGCCGCCGCGGAGGTGGAGAGCCGGGGAGGGCGCGCACTGCCCTTCCGCATGGACCTGAACGATCCGGTGGCCGCCGCCGAGGCGGTGGAGCGGGCGATCCGCGAGCTGGGCGGCGTGGACGTCTTTGTCAACAACGCCGGAGTCAACCGCCGCGCCTCCTTCCTCGAGGAGACGCTGGAGGACTGGCAGCGCATCCTCACCCTCAACACCACCGGCCCCTTCCTGTGCGCCCAGGTGGCGGCGCGCCACATGGTGAAGCAGGGGCGCGGGGGCCGGATCGTGAACGTGACGTCCGTCCACGAGCTGGTGCCCATCCTGGGAGGCTCCTCCTACTGCGCCTCCAAGGGAGGACTGGGCCTGTTGACCAAGGTGATGGCCCTGGAACTGGCCCGCTACGGCATCACCGTCAACGCCGTCAGTCCCGGAGAGACCGCCACGCCGATGAACGGCGTCCCCGAGGGCCGTGACGCGGCGGAGCTCTCCCGTCCCGCGATTCCCCTCGGCCGTCCCGGGCGCCCCCGCGAGGTCGCGGCGCTCATCGCCCACCTGTCCGGGCCAGACGCCGCCTACATCACGGGCGTCACGCTCACCGTCGATGGCGGCCTGCTGTTGATGAGCGCCATCCCCAACCAGGAGTACGCACCATGA
- a CDS encoding cupin domain-containing protein — translation MIRRTLEGWNEPSRRRSDGTRWLINRELAPEALGMLGVQEVSRGSRLPAHLLSGAESVTFMLSGKGHWLADGQPWPLTPGEGVFNPPGTRRAFEAAGDQDSLLLVAYGGTADPRDAVPQPADGVLACGCRISRMADAGTSPLREAGGFIDMGVHWLATTQSVGTRAVVVATSTFTPGGSHQLHRHPHADEFFLVLQGGGEHLTKEGPVRLEPGDLAYIPAGEWHGFRTDPGVTTRTVYGYLGAGSLARAGYELLEEET, via the coding sequence ATGATCCGGCGCACCCTCGAAGGCTGGAACGAGCCCTCGCGGCGGCGGAGCGACGGGACGCGGTGGCTGATCAACCGGGAGCTCGCCCCGGAGGCGCTCGGCATGCTGGGGGTCCAGGAGGTGTCGAGGGGCTCCAGACTGCCGGCGCACCTCCTGTCCGGGGCCGAGTCGGTCACCTTCATGCTGTCCGGGAAGGGCCACTGGCTCGCGGACGGTCAGCCCTGGCCACTGACTCCCGGTGAGGGGGTGTTCAACCCGCCGGGCACCCGCCGCGCGTTCGAGGCCGCTGGCGATCAGGACTCGCTGCTCCTGGTGGCGTATGGCGGGACCGCCGATCCCCGGGACGCGGTGCCCCAACCGGCGGACGGCGTCCTCGCGTGCGGCTGCCGCATCTCCCGCATGGCGGACGCGGGCACCAGCCCCCTGCGCGAGGCAGGTGGGTTCATCGACATGGGCGTGCACTGGCTGGCCACCACCCAGTCCGTCGGTACGCGGGCGGTGGTGGTGGCCACCTCGACCTTCACTCCGGGAGGCAGCCACCAGCTGCATCGGCACCCGCACGCCGATGAGTTCTTCCTGGTGCTGCAAGGAGGAGGCGAGCACCTGACGAAAGAGGGCCCGGTGCGATTGGAGCCGGGAGACCTGGCCTACATCCCGGCCGGCGAATGGCACGGGTTCCGGACCGATCCCGGGGTCACCACCCGGACCGTGTACGGCTACCTGGGAGCGGGGAGCCTCGCCCGGGCCGGCTACGAGCTGCTGGAGGAAGAGACATGA
- a CDS encoding zinc-dependent alcohol dehydrogenase, producing MSALRKATWPEGKMSAVAIAAPGRVELTEIPIPGPRPDEVLVRTSYVGLCGTDLELLHGTASYLRDGRARFPLVFGHEWCGQVAAVGEGVKGLSVGDRVVGQTMVPCGQCRMCQRGRRQVCERLVEVGLYGLQGAAAEYLRMPARSLTLLPDALADLSAAFIEPAVTVVGGFDKVGCGLEDDVAVVGTGTIGLLAVQLASRMARSVDAIGIDDVGLKLAAACGARRTLRPEQARPGAYSLVIEASGASRAFLRSLELTETGGRVAVIGVANEAVAGMVPGELVLRGIDVFGIRHGLDYYDRTIQLFVDGVLDARPLVAQVLPPEKAGQAFELLEHGRSGPPKVLLRFNDSQEGRAA from the coding sequence ATGAGCGCCCTGCGGAAAGCAACGTGGCCGGAAGGCAAGATGAGCGCGGTGGCGATCGCCGCGCCGGGACGTGTCGAGCTCACCGAGATTCCGATCCCGGGACCGCGGCCGGACGAAGTGCTGGTACGCACCTCGTATGTCGGGCTGTGCGGCACCGACCTGGAGCTGCTGCACGGCACCGCTTCGTATCTGAGGGACGGCCGGGCTCGCTTCCCGCTGGTGTTCGGGCACGAGTGGTGCGGACAGGTGGCCGCGGTGGGCGAGGGCGTGAAGGGGCTCTCGGTGGGCGATCGGGTGGTGGGCCAGACGATGGTCCCCTGCGGCCAGTGCCGCATGTGTCAGCGCGGCCGGCGGCAGGTCTGCGAGCGGCTGGTGGAGGTGGGCCTGTACGGATTGCAGGGTGCCGCGGCCGAGTACCTCCGCATGCCGGCGCGCTCGCTCACGCTGTTGCCGGATGCCCTCGCGGACCTGAGTGCCGCGTTCATCGAGCCGGCCGTCACCGTGGTGGGAGGCTTCGACAAGGTCGGCTGCGGCCTGGAGGACGACGTCGCGGTGGTGGGCACCGGCACCATCGGCCTGCTCGCCGTGCAACTGGCCTCGAGAATGGCCCGGAGCGTGGATGCGATCGGCATCGACGACGTGGGGCTGAAGCTGGCCGCCGCCTGTGGCGCGCGGCGCACGCTGCGGCCCGAGCAGGCCAGGCCCGGGGCCTACTCGCTGGTCATCGAGGCCTCCGGGGCGTCGCGGGCGTTCCTGCGCAGCCTCGAGCTCACCGAGACCGGCGGCCGGGTGGCGGTGATCGGCGTGGCGAACGAGGCGGTGGCCGGGATGGTGCCCGGGGAGCTCGTCCTGCGCGGAATCGATGTCTTCGGCATCCGGCACGGCCTGGACTACTACGACCGGACGATCCAGCTCTTCGTCGATGGTGTGCTGGATGCCAGGCCGCTGGTCGCCCAGGTGCTGCCGCCCGAGAAGGCCGGACAGGCCTTCGAGCTGCTCGAGCATGGCCGCTCGGGTCCACCCAAGGTGCTGCTGCGCTTCAACGACAGCCAGGAAGGGAGGGCGGCATGA
- a CDS encoding cupin domain-containing protein: MREGLIIGDLEEPSVVHGVHGTTGLSQWKCLARRTGLFGAWEAVEWAWIPPGGISGEHMHTRTEEIYFILSGRGEMTLDGRPHPVGPGSLILTGLGTRHGLRNIGDEGLGWLVIELSRPATALRNPPERGGRDVNAEVFNLRQRGEVDPRSTFTGPLRSIRLVKLEPGRKSPLAATGVEHTLFTLDGSGEITSGEAVVPLKYGVSVTLPLGTETVITAGAGGLEYFLASLEVPGGGAP; encoded by the coding sequence ATGCGTGAGGGATTGATCATCGGGGACCTCGAGGAGCCCTCCGTGGTTCACGGCGTCCACGGCACCACGGGGCTCTCCCAGTGGAAGTGTCTGGCGCGGCGGACCGGGCTGTTCGGCGCGTGGGAGGCGGTGGAGTGGGCGTGGATCCCCCCGGGCGGCATCAGCGGTGAGCACATGCACACCCGCACCGAGGAGATCTACTTCATCCTCTCGGGCCGCGGGGAGATGACCCTCGATGGCAGGCCACACCCGGTGGGCCCGGGCAGCCTCATCCTGACGGGACTGGGGACCCGTCACGGCCTGCGCAACATCGGAGACGAGGGGCTGGGATGGCTCGTGATCGAGCTGTCGCGCCCGGCCACCGCCCTCCGCAACCCACCTGAACGAGGAGGAAGAGACGTGAATGCCGAGGTCTTCAACCTGCGACAGAGGGGCGAGGTCGATCCGCGCTCCACCTTCACCGGACCGCTGCGCAGCATCCGTCTGGTGAAGCTGGAGCCCGGACGGAAGTCCCCGCTGGCCGCGACGGGTGTGGAGCACACCCTGTTCACGCTCGACGGCTCCGGGGAGATCACCTCGGGCGAGGCGGTGGTCCCGCTGAAATACGGAGTCTCCGTGACGCTGCCCCTGGGGACCGAGACGGTCATCACCGCCGGGGCGGGTGGGCTGGAGTACTTCCTGGCGAGCCTCGAGGTACCCGGAGGTGGAGCGCCATGA
- a CDS encoding sedoheptulose 7-phosphate cyclase yields MNQDTPRHWIVNAALPVHYQVRLVDGLLELDNRALLEAGSTQRKSNPRRLVVIDANVDRLYGVQLRQYLTHHGVKHHILALQASETEKTMESVFTVVKAIDGFGISRRHEPILAMGGGVLMDIVGLAASLYRRSTPYVRIPTTLIGLVDAGVGAKTGVNHGAHKNRLGTYFPAKDTLLDRRFLKTLDTRHVVNGLAEILKIALIKDRTLFELLERHATSLIEERLQGLTEESDRAAAQVIERAITGMLEELELNLWEHKLERVVDYGHSFSPTLEMMALPELLHGEAVNIDMALSTLLSVQRGLITPEERDRIFALMRKLELPLYHRLCSPMLLASALADTVKHRDGLQRLPLALGIGAACFVNDLQPSELFTALSTLQELGNVALPEREAAHA; encoded by the coding sequence TTGAATCAAGACACTCCTCGTCACTGGATCGTCAACGCGGCCCTCCCCGTCCACTACCAGGTGCGGTTGGTGGACGGTCTGCTCGAGCTCGACAACCGGGCGTTGCTGGAGGCGGGTAGCACCCAGCGCAAGAGCAACCCCCGCAGGCTCGTGGTGATCGACGCCAACGTGGATCGCCTCTATGGCGTCCAGCTCCGCCAATACCTCACGCACCACGGAGTGAAGCACCACATCCTCGCGCTGCAGGCCTCCGAGACGGAAAAGACCATGGAGTCCGTCTTCACCGTGGTGAAGGCCATCGACGGGTTCGGTATCTCGCGCCGCCACGAGCCCATCCTCGCCATGGGGGGCGGAGTCCTGATGGACATCGTCGGGCTCGCCGCGAGCCTCTACCGCCGCAGCACGCCCTACGTGCGGATCCCCACCACGCTCATCGGCCTGGTGGACGCCGGTGTCGGAGCGAAGACGGGCGTCAATCACGGCGCTCACAAGAACCGGCTGGGGACGTACTTCCCCGCGAAGGACACGCTGCTGGATCGCCGCTTCCTGAAGACGCTGGACACCCGGCACGTCGTCAACGGCCTCGCAGAGATCCTGAAGATCGCCCTGATCAAGGATCGGACGCTGTTCGAGCTCCTCGAGCGGCACGCCACCTCGCTCATCGAGGAGCGCCTGCAGGGTCTGACCGAGGAGAGCGATCGGGCCGCGGCCCAGGTCATCGAGCGGGCCATCACGGGGATGCTGGAGGAACTGGAGCTGAACCTGTGGGAGCACAAGCTGGAGCGCGTGGTCGACTACGGCCACTCGTTCAGCCCCACCCTCGAGATGATGGCGCTGCCGGAGTTGCTGCACGGCGAGGCGGTGAACATCGACATGGCGCTGTCCACGCTGCTCTCCGTGCAGCGCGGGTTGATCACCCCCGAGGAGCGGGACCGGATCTTCGCGCTCATGCGCAAGCTGGAGCTGCCCCTGTACCACCGGCTCTGCAGTCCCATGCTGCTGGCGAGCGCGCTGGCCGACACGGTCAAGCACCGCGACGGGCTCCAGCGGTTGCCGCTGGCCCTCGGCATCGGTGCGGCGTGCTTCGTCAACGACCTCCAGCCGTCCGAGCTGTTCACGGCGCTCTCCACCCTCCAGGAGCTGGGGAACGTCGCCCTGCCCGAGCGCGAGGCCGCCCATGCGTGA
- a CDS encoding GMC family oxidoreductase, translated as MDRGDDTGIGLLMHRLRSGELDREGFLQQAEQAGIPAERAAALAGEALASWENQRRLRENPREVYDFIVIGAGSAGCVLAARLSEDPTHQVLVLEAGGPGTHPDVFIPSRWRFLLGTEMDWRYQTVPQRHAAGRTVPCPRGKMLGGSASNNACVWVRGHRLDFESWASQGNPGWEYEAVRRIYKDLEDYAGGEDEFRGVGGPLRISPPADPNPLARAFIEGAQQTGLPTTRDYNGEQMEGAGFFDLSISGGERFSVARGLLFPAMVRPNLTVLTQAEVTRLCFEGRRCTGVEFSQAGRVRRVRVAREVVLSAGAIGSPAMLLRSGVGPARELHALGIPVVRDLPGVGRDLQDHILVAGINYECKGPLPEPHGNGAEATLWWRSDPALARPDIQPVLHEFPLVTPELGPLPDNGYALVPGLVRPASRGSLRLASADPSVPPIIDMNYLGHEADLEALRVAVELCREIGASRAFDAFRKRELMPGPLGRSAMLEWIRKATTCFFHPTSTCRMGQDERSVVDSRLRVHGLEGLRVADASIMPEITSGPTNAPSILIGEQASRFMLGEWHG; from the coding sequence ATGGACCGCGGTGACGACACGGGTATCGGCCTGCTCATGCACCGGCTGCGCAGCGGCGAGTTGGACCGGGAGGGCTTCCTCCAGCAGGCAGAGCAGGCGGGTATCCCCGCGGAGCGTGCGGCTGCGCTGGCCGGTGAGGCCCTGGCTTCCTGGGAGAACCAGCGGCGGCTGCGCGAAAATCCGCGCGAGGTCTACGACTTCATCGTCATCGGTGCTGGCTCGGCCGGGTGCGTGCTGGCCGCCCGGTTGTCGGAGGATCCGACGCACCAGGTGCTCGTGCTCGAGGCCGGAGGTCCTGGCACCCACCCGGATGTGTTCATCCCCTCGCGCTGGCGGTTCCTGCTCGGCACGGAGATGGACTGGCGCTACCAGACGGTGCCGCAGCGGCACGCGGCGGGCCGCACGGTGCCGTGCCCGCGCGGCAAGATGCTGGGGGGCTCGGCCAGCAACAACGCCTGCGTCTGGGTACGGGGCCACCGTCTGGACTTCGAGAGCTGGGCCTCCCAGGGCAACCCCGGTTGGGAGTACGAGGCGGTCCGTCGCATCTACAAGGACCTGGAGGACTACGCGGGCGGCGAGGACGAGTTCCGGGGCGTGGGCGGCCCGTTGCGCATCTCCCCGCCGGCCGATCCCAACCCCCTGGCCCGGGCCTTCATCGAGGGGGCCCAGCAGACCGGCCTGCCCACCACCCGCGACTACAACGGCGAGCAGATGGAGGGGGCGGGCTTCTTCGACCTGAGCATCTCCGGTGGCGAGCGCTTCAGCGTGGCCCGGGGCCTGCTCTTCCCGGCCATGGTCCGGCCCAACCTGACGGTGCTCACCCAGGCCGAGGTGACCCGGCTTTGCTTCGAGGGCCGCCGGTGTACGGGCGTGGAATTCTCCCAGGCGGGCCGGGTGCGCCGGGTGCGGGTCGCTCGCGAGGTGGTGTTGTCGGCCGGCGCCATTGGCTCGCCCGCGATGTTGCTGCGCTCGGGGGTGGGGCCGGCCCGGGAGCTCCATGCCCTGGGCATCCCCGTGGTGCGGGACCTGCCCGGCGTGGGCCGTGACCTGCAGGACCACATCCTGGTGGCCGGCATCAACTACGAGTGCAAGGGCCCGCTGCCCGAGCCCCACGGCAACGGCGCCGAGGCCACCCTGTGGTGGCGCTCCGACCCGGCGCTCGCCCGTCCCGACATCCAGCCGGTCCTCCACGAGTTCCCCCTCGTCACCCCCGAACTCGGCCCCTTGCCGGACAACGGCTACGCGCTCGTCCCCGGCCTGGTACGCCCGGCCTCCCGGGGCAGTCTGAGGCTCGCCTCCGCCGATCCGTCCGTCCCGCCGATCATCGACATGAACTACCTGGGCCACGAGGCGGACCTCGAGGCGCTGCGGGTCGCCGTCGAGCTGTGCCGGGAGATCGGTGCCTCGCGCGCCTTCGATGCGTTCCGCAAGCGCGAGCTCATGCCGGGACCGCTCGGCCGTTCCGCGATGCTGGAGTGGATCCGCAAGGCCACCACCTGCTTCTTCCATCCCACCAGCACCTGCCGCATGGGCCAGGACGAGCGCTCGGTGGTGGATTCGCGGCTGCGCGTCCATGGCCTCGAGGGCCTGCGCGTGGCGGATGCCTCGATCATGCCGGAGATCACCTCCGGCCCCACCAACGCGCCCTCGATCCTCATCGGCGAGCAGGCTTCGCGCTTCATGCTCGGCGAGTGGCACGGCTGA
- a CDS encoding nucleoside 2-deoxyribosyltransferase: MSAALDVVLEAGDITTTRADVVLLKHAQSFYGADSAVARRLDSVGIPKAQLEVPAGELRFIETRGGIDAPLALFLGTVRLGHFGYHEIRQFAARALKALESRSGIRHVACTIHGPNYGLDEDEAALALVGGLVEAFLRGAGPQSLERITVVEVNARRAERLRKAVERGLGGSPGVEKLPVGWGFRVKRMNQVVQAPSLASAGAQSLAKPHAFVAMPFEPDLEDVYHYGIQGPVKGAGLLCERVDQAVFEGAIIERIKERIDSAKVVIADLSMANPNVYLEVGYAWGRGRPTILLVRDVKELRFDVASYRCLVYKNIRDLESQLTREMQRLGT; the protein is encoded by the coding sequence ATGAGCGCTGCCCTCGACGTCGTCCTGGAAGCTGGAGACATCACGACCACTCGCGCGGACGTGGTGCTGCTCAAGCACGCGCAGAGCTTCTACGGCGCGGACAGCGCGGTGGCGCGGCGGCTCGACTCGGTGGGCATCCCGAAGGCCCAGCTCGAGGTGCCCGCCGGAGAGCTGCGCTTCATCGAGACGCGGGGCGGCATCGACGCGCCCCTGGCCCTCTTCCTCGGCACCGTGCGCCTGGGGCACTTCGGCTACCACGAGATCCGCCAGTTCGCGGCCCGGGCGCTCAAGGCACTCGAGTCGCGCTCCGGCATCCGCCACGTCGCCTGCACGATCCACGGTCCCAACTACGGGCTCGATGAGGACGAGGCGGCGCTCGCGCTCGTCGGAGGGCTCGTCGAGGCCTTCCTGCGAGGTGCCGGGCCGCAGAGCCTGGAGCGCATCACCGTGGTGGAGGTGAATGCCCGGCGCGCGGAGCGGCTCCGCAAGGCCGTGGAGCGGGGACTTGGTGGGAGTCCCGGCGTGGAGAAGCTCCCGGTGGGATGGGGCTTCCGCGTCAAGCGCATGAACCAGGTCGTCCAGGCTCCGTCGCTGGCCTCGGCCGGCGCGCAGTCTCTGGCCAAGCCCCACGCCTTCGTCGCGATGCCCTTCGAGCCCGACCTGGAGGATGTCTACCATTACGGCATCCAGGGGCCCGTGAAGGGGGCGGGGCTCCTGTGCGAGCGCGTGGATCAGGCCGTCTTCGAGGGCGCGATCATCGAGCGCATCAAGGAGCGCATCGACAGCGCGAAGGTCGTCATCGCCGATCTCTCCATGGCCAATCCCAACGTGTACCTGGAGGTCGGCTACGCGTGGGGCCGGGGGCGGCCGACAATCCTGCTCGTGCGTGACGTCAAGGAGCTCCGGTTCGACGTCGCGAGCTACCGCTGCCTCGTCTACAAGAACATCCGGGACCTGGAGTCCCAGCTGACGCGCGAGATGCAGCGCCTCGGGACCTGA
- a CDS encoding MaoC family dehydratase: protein MRYFEDFQVGQTFELGSYEVSREEILEFARKYDPQPFHLDEEAGRRSIFGSIIASGWQTASICHGLLVKSLIGDSSSLGSPGLDELRWLLPVRPGDTISPRLVVLESTPSRSKPDRGSIKMRMEVRNQKGELVMTEIAIALFRRRPSAL, encoded by the coding sequence ATGCGTTACTTCGAGGACTTCCAGGTGGGACAGACGTTCGAGCTCGGGTCGTATGAGGTGTCGCGCGAGGAGATCCTCGAGTTCGCACGCAAGTACGATCCCCAGCCCTTCCACCTGGACGAGGAGGCTGGCCGCCGTTCCATCTTCGGGAGCATCATCGCGAGCGGCTGGCAGACCGCGTCCATCTGCCACGGCTTGCTGGTGAAGTCCCTGATCGGAGACTCCTCCAGTCTGGGCTCGCCGGGCCTGGACGAGCTGCGTTGGTTGCTTCCGGTGCGGCCCGGGGACACGATCTCCCCGCGCCTCGTGGTGCTCGAGTCCACGCCCTCGCGCAGCAAGCCGGACCGGGGGTCCATCAAGATGCGCATGGAGGTGCGCAACCAGAAGGGCGAGCTGGTGATGACCGAGATCGCCATCGCGCTGTTCCGCCGCCGTCCCTCGGCGCTCTGA
- the rtcA gene encoding RNA 3'-terminal phosphate cyclase, whose product MAGVDRHEGPVELDGSEGEGGGQILRSALSLSLITGRPFHMTRVRANRQPSGLRPQHLACVRGAEALSGGRSEGAAVGASELRFEPGPVRAGDYLLEVGTAGSTPLLFQCLFYPLALAGGGSLTLRGGTHLPHSPSYHYLVGVWQPVARAYGLNASLRLVHAGFYPEGAGEFIAQVEPVRDPPGRVELLARGTPRDLSVSSFAGGLSFGIAERQSRAAVAALRERGLYSHAENRPLPTTRSVGTVTFILAQFENTVAGFTALGERGRPAEEVGRQAAEEMARFMESGGALDEHLGDQILLPAALLAAGRLGAASPGTTRYTTARVTEHLTTHARVIERFLPVRVTVEPGGEVEVAPA is encoded by the coding sequence ATGGCAGGCGTTGACCGGCACGAGGGACCGGTGGAGCTCGATGGAAGCGAGGGCGAGGGGGGAGGGCAGATCCTCCGCTCGGCGCTGTCGCTGTCGCTCATCACCGGTCGGCCCTTCCACATGACGCGCGTGCGCGCCAACCGCCAGCCCTCGGGGTTGCGGCCCCAGCATCTGGCCTGTGTCCGGGGCGCGGAGGCCCTGAGTGGAGGACGCAGCGAGGGCGCGGCGGTGGGCGCCTCGGAGCTGCGCTTCGAGCCGGGACCGGTGCGGGCGGGCGACTACCTGCTGGAGGTGGGCACCGCGGGCAGCACGCCGCTGCTCTTCCAGTGTCTCTTCTACCCGCTGGCGCTGGCGGGGGGCGGCTCGCTCACCCTGCGCGGGGGGACGCACCTGCCGCACAGCCCCAGCTACCACTACCTCGTGGGCGTGTGGCAGCCGGTGGCTCGGGCGTATGGGCTGAACGCCTCGCTGCGCCTGGTGCACGCGGGCTTCTACCCGGAGGGGGCGGGGGAGTTCATTGCCCAGGTGGAGCCGGTCCGGGATCCTCCGGGCCGCGTGGAGCTGCTGGCGCGAGGGACGCCGAGGGATCTCTCGGTGAGCTCGTTCGCGGGCGGACTGTCCTTCGGCATCGCGGAGCGGCAGTCCCGGGCGGCGGTGGCGGCGTTGCGCGAGCGCGGCCTCTACAGCCACGCGGAGAACCGGCCGCTGCCGACGACGCGCTCGGTGGGGACGGTGACGTTCATCCTGGCGCAGTTCGAGAACACCGTCGCCGGTTTCACGGCGCTGGGGGAGCGGGGACGTCCGGCGGAGGAGGTGGGGCGCCAGGCGGCCGAGGAGATGGCGCGCTTCATGGAGAGCGGGGGCGCGCTGGACGAGCACCTCGGGGATCAGATCCTCCTGCCCGCGGCGCTGCTGGCGGCGGGGAGACTGGGCGCCGCCTCACCGGGGACGACGCGCTACACGACGGCCAGGGTGACGGAGCACCTCACCACGCATGCGCGGGTCATTGAGCGCTTCCTCCCGGTGCGGGTGACAGTGGAGCCGGGCGGAGAAGTCGAGGTCGCTCCGGCCTGA